A part of Muntiacus reevesi chromosome 12, mMunRee1.1, whole genome shotgun sequence genomic DNA contains:
- the CPSF1 gene encoding cleavage and polyadenylation specificity factor subunit 1 isoform X3: MYAVYKQAHPPTGLEFSMYCNFFNNSERNLVVAGTSQLYVYRLNRDSEAPTKNDRSTEGKAHREHREKLELVASFSFFGNVMSMASVQLAGAKRDALLLSFKDAKLSVVEYDPGTHDLKTLSLHYFEEPELRDGFVQNVHTPRVRVDPDGRCAAMLIYGTRLVVLPFRRESLAEEHEGLMGEGQRSSFLPSYIIDVRALDEKLLNIVDLQFLHGYYEPTLLILFEPNQTWPGRVAVRQDTCSIVAISLNITQKVHPIIWSLTSLPFDCTQALAVPKPIGGVVVFAVNSLLYLNQSVPPYGVALNSLTTGTTAFPLRTQEGVRITLDCAQATFISYDKMVISLKGGEIVRAFHFDKAAASVLTSSMVTMEPGYLFLGSRLGNSLLLKYTEKLQEPPAGTAREAADKEEPPSKKKRVDAAAGWSGGKSVPQDEVDEIEVYGSEAQSGTQLATYSFEVCDSILNIGPCANAAMGEPAFLSEEFQNSPEPDLEIVVCSGYGKNGALSVLQKSIRPQVVTTFELPGCYDMWTVIAPVRKEQEETLKGEGTEPEPGAPEAEDDGRRHGFLILSREDSTMILQTGQEIMELDTSGFATQGPTVFAGNIGDNRYIVQVSPLGIRLLEGVNQLHFIPVDLGSPIVQCAVADPYVVIMSAEGHVTMFLLKSDSYGGRHHRLALHKPSLHHQSKVITLCLYRDVSGMFTTESRLGGVRDELGGRGGPEAEGQGAETSPTVDDEEEMLYGDSGSLFSPSKEEARRSSQPPADRDPAPFRAEPTHWCLLVRENGAMEIYQLPDWRLVFLVKNFPVGQRVLVDSSFGQPTTQGEARKEEATRQGELPLVKEVLLVALGSRQRRPYLLVHVDQELLIYEAFPHDSQLGQGNLKVRFKKVPHNINFREKKPKPSKKKVEGGSMEEGTGPRGRVARFRYFEDIYGYSGVFICGPSPHWLLVTGRGALRLHPMGIDGPIDSFAPFHNVNCPRGFLYFNRQGELRISVLPAYLSYDAPWPVRKIPLRCTAHYVAYHVESKVYAVATSTSTPCTRVPRMTGEEKEFETIERDERYVHPQQEAFCIQLISPVSWEAIPNARIELEEWEHVTCMKTVSLRSEETVSGLKGYVAAGTCLMQGEEVTCRGRILIMDVIEVVPEPGQPLTKNKFKVLYEKEQKGPVTALCHCNGHLVSAIGQKIFLWSLRASELTGMAFIDTQLYIHQMISVKNFILAADVMKSISLLRYQEESKTLSLVSRDAKPLEVYSVDFMVDNAQLGFLVSDRDRNLMVYMYLPEAKESFGGMRLLRRADFHVGAHVNTFWRTPCRGAAEGPSKKSVVWENKHITWFATLDGGIGLLLPMQEKTYRRLLMLQNALTTMLPHHAGLNPRAFRMLHVDRRVLQNAVRNVLDGELLNRYLYLSTMERGELAKKIGTTPDIILDDLLETDRVTAHF; the protein is encoded by the exons ATCCGCCCACCGGCCTCGAGTTCTCCATGTACTGCAACTTCTTTAACAACAGCGAGCGCAACCTCGTGGTGGCCGGGACCTCGCAGCTCTACGTGTACCGCCTCAACCGGGACTCCGAG GCGCCGACCAAAAATGACAGGAGCACAG AGGGCAAGGCCCACCGGGAGCACCGGGAAAAGCTGGAGCTGGtggcttccttctccttctttggcaacGTCATGTCCATGGCCAGCGTGCAGCTGGCGGGTGCCAAGAGGGATGCCCTGCTCCTGAGCTTCAAGGATgccaag CTCTCGGTGGTGGAGTACGACCCGGGCACCCACGACCTCAAGACCCTGTCTCTGCACTACTTCGAGGAGCCTGAGCTGCGG GACGGCTTCGTGCAGAACGTGCACACGCCACGAGTGCGTGTGGACCCCGACGGGCGCTGTGCGGCCATGCTCATCTACGGCACGCGGCTGGTGGTCCTGCCCTTCCGCAGGGAGAGCCTGGCCGAGGAGCACGAGGGGCTCATGGGGGAGGG GCAGAGGTCCAGCTTCCTGCCCAGCTACATCATCGATGTGCGGGCCCTGGATGAGAAGCTTCTCAACATCGTCGACCTGCAGTTCTTACATGGCTACTACGAGCCCACCCTGCTCATCCTGTTTGAGCCCAACCAGACATGGCCTGG GCGGGTGGCCGTGCGGCAGGACACGTGCTCCATTGTGGCCATCTCCCTGAATATCACGCAGAAGGTGCACCCCATCATCTGGTCCCTCACCAGCCTGCCCTTCGACTGCACCCAGGCCCTGGCGGTGCCCAAGCCCATAG GCGGGGTGGTGGTCTTCGCGGTCAACTCGCTGCTGTACCTGAACCAGAGCGTCCCTCCCTACGGCGTGGCTCTCAACAGCCTCACCACCGGCACCACTGCCTTCCCCCTGC GCACCCAGGAAGGTGTGCGGATCACCCTGGACTGTGCTCAGGCGACCTTCATCTCCTATGACAAGATGGTCATCTCCCTCAAGGGTGGTGAGAT TGTCCGGGCCTTCCACTTCGACAAGGCTGCCGCCAGTGTCCTCACCAGCAGC ATGGTCACCATGGAGCCCGGATACCTGTTCCTCGGCTCTCGTCTCGGCAACTCGCTGCTTCTCAAGTACACGGAGAAGCTGCAGGAGCCCCCGGCTGGCACCGCCCGCGAGGCTGCCGACAAG GAAGAGCCTCCCTCCAAGAAGAAGCGTGTGGACGCCGCTGCGGGCTGGTCAG GGGGCAAGTCAGTGCCGCAGGATGAGGTGGACGAGATTGAAGTGTATGGCAGCGAGGCGCAGTCAGGCACACAGCTGGCCACATACTCCTTCGAG GTGTGTGACAGCATCCTGAACATTGGACCCTGTGCCAACGCCGCCATGGGCGAGCCCGCCTTCCTCTCTGAAGAG TTTCAGAACAGTCCGGAGCCAGACCTGGAGATCGTGGTGTGCTCCGGCTACGGCAAGAACGGGGCCCTGTCGGTGCTGCAG AAGAGCATCCGGCCCCAGGTGGTGACGACCTTTGAGCTCCCTGGCTGCTATGACATGTGGACCGTCATCGCCCCCGTACGTAAGGAGCAG GAGGAGACCCTCAAGGGGGAGGGCACGGAGCCAGAGCCTGGTGCCCCCGAAGCCGAGGATGATGGGCGGAGACACGGGTTCCTCATTCTCAGCCGGGAAGACTCTACCATG ATCCTCCAGACGGGGCAGGAGATCATGGAGCTGGACACCAGTGGCTTCGCCACGCAGGGCCCCACAGTCTTTGCTGGCAACATTGGGGACAATCGCTACATTGTGCAGGTGTCGCCGCTCGGCATCCGCCTGTTGGAAGGAG TGAACCAGCTGCACTTCATCCCGGTGGACCTGGGCTCCCCCATCGTGCAGTGTGCTGTGGCCGACCCCTACGTGGTCATCATGAGCGCCGAGGGCCACGTCACCATGTTCCTGCTCAAGAGTGACTCGTACGGGGGCCGCCATCACCGCCTGGCGCTGCACAAGCCATCCCTGCACCAT CAGTCCAAGGTGATCACACTGTGCCTGTACCGGGATGTCAGTGGCATGTTTACCACCGAGAGCCGCCTGGGTGGAGTCCGCGACGAGCTGGGGGGCCGCGGCGGCCCTGAGGCTGAGGGCCAGGGTGCGGAGACCAG CCCCACAGTGGACGATGAGGAGGAGATGCTCTACGGGGACTCGGGCTCCCTCTTCAGCCCCAGCAAGGAAGAGGCGCGCAGGAGCAGCCAGCCACCCGCTGACCGCGACCCTGCGCCCTTCCGGGCTGAGCCCACGCACTGGTGCCTGCTGGTGCGGGAGAACGGTGCCATGGAG ATCTACCAGCTCCCCGACTGGCGGCTTGTGTTCCTGGTGAAGAACTTCCCTGTGGGCCAGCGTGTCCTGGTGGACAGCTCCTTTGGCCAGCCCACCACCCAGGGTGAAGCCCGGAAGGAGGAGGCCACGCGCCAGGGCGAGCTGCCCCTGGTCAAGGAGGTGCTGCTGGTGGCGCTGGGGAGTCGCCAGCGCCGGCCCTACTTGCTG GTGCATGTGGACCAGGAGCTCCTCATTTACGAGGCCTTCCCCCACGACTCACAGCTCGGCCAGGGGAACCTCAAAGTTCGCTTCAAGAAG GTCCCCCACAACATCAACTTCCGGGAGAAGAAGCCAAAGCCGTCCAAGAAGAAGGTGGAAGGGGGTAGCATGGAGGAGGGGACAGGGCCCCGCGGCCGCGTGGCGCGATTCCGCTACTTTGAGGACATTTACGGCTACTCCGGG GTGTTCATCTGCGGTCCCTCGCCCCACTGGCTGCTGGTGACTGGCCGGGGGGCCCTGCGGCTGCACCCCATGGGCATCGATGGCCCCATCGACTCCTTTGCCCCGTTCCACAACGTCAACTGCCCCCGAGGGTTCCTGTACTTCAACAGGCAG GGCGAGCTGAGGATCAGCGTTCTGCCCGCCTACTTGTCCTACGACGCCCCGTGGCCTGTTCGGAAGATCCCGCTGCGCTGTACCGCCCACTACGTGGCTTACCACGTGGAGTCCAAG GTGTACGCCGTCGCCACCAGCACCAGCACACCCTGCACGCGCGTTCCACGCATGACGGGCGAGGAGAAGGAGTTTGAGACCATCGAGAGAG ACGAGCGGTACGTCCACCCTCAGCAGGAGGCCTTCTGCATCCAGCTCATCTCCCCGGTCAGCTGGGAGGCCATCCCCAACGCCAG GATCGAGCTGGAGGAGTGGGAGCACGTGACCTGCATGAAGACCGTGTCTTTGCGCAGCGAGGAGACCGTGTCGGGCCTCAAGGGCTACGTGGCTGCTGGGACCTGCCTCATGCAAGGGGAGGAGGTCACGTGCCGAGGGCGA ATCCTGATCATGGATGTGATCGAGGTGGTGCCTGAGCCCGGCCAGCCCCTGACCAAGAACAAGTTTAAGGTCCTGTACGAGAAGGAGCAGAAGGGCCCCGTGACCGCCCTGTGCCACTGCAACGGCCATCTGGTGTCGGCCATTGGTCAGAAG atctTCCTGTGGAGCCTGCGGGCCAGCGAGCTGACGGGCATGGCCTTCATCGACACGCAGCTCTACATCCACCAGATGATCAGCGTCAAGAACTTCATCCTGGCTGCGGATGTCATGAAGAGCATCTCGCTGCTGCGCTACCAGGAGGAAAGCAAGACGCTGAGCCTCGTTTCCCGG GATGCCAAGCCCCTGGAAGTGTACAGTGTGGACTTCATGGTGGACAATGCGcagctgggcttcctgg TGTCCGACCGTGACCGCAACCTCATGGTCTACATGTACCTGCCGGAAG CCAAGGAGAGCTTTGGGGGCATGCGACTGCTGCGCCGGGCGGACTTCCATGTGGGTGCCCACGTGAACACGTTCTGGAGGACCCCGTGCCGGGGGGCCGCTGAGGGGCCCAGCAAAAAGTCTGTTGTGTGGGAGAACAAGCACATCACGTGGTTCG CCACACTGGACGGTGGCATCGGGCTGCtgctgcccatgcaggagaagaCCTACCGGCGGCTGCTGATGCTGCAGAATGCCCTGACCACCATGCTGCCCCACCATGCTGGCCTCAACCCCCGCGCCTTCCG GATGCTGCACGTGGACAGGCGTGTCCTACAGAACGCTGTGCGCAACGTGCTGGACGGGGAGCTGCTCAACCGCTACCTGTACTTGAGCACCATGGAGCGCGGGGAGCTGGCCAAGAAGATCGGCACCACGCCCGACATC ATCCTGGACGACCTGTTGGAGACGGACCGAGTCACTGCCCATTTCTAG
- the CPSF1 gene encoding cleavage and polyadenylation specificity factor subunit 1 isoform X2: protein MYAVYKQAHPPTGLEFSMYCNFFNNSERNLVVAGTSQLYVYRLNRDSEAPTKNDRSTEGKAHREHREKLELVASFSFFGNVMSMASVQLAGAKRDALLLSFKDAKLSVVEYDPGTHDLKTLSLHYFEEPELRDGFVQNVHTPRVRVDPDGRCAAMLIYGTRLVVLPFRRESLAEEHEGLMGEGQRSSFLPSYIIDVRALDEKLLNIVDLQFLHGYYEPTLLILFEPNQTWPGRVAVRQDTCSIVAISLNITQKVHPIIWSLTSLPFDCTQALAVPKPIGGVVVFAVNSLLYLNQSVPPYGVALNSLTTGTTAFPLRTQEGVRITLDCAQATFISYDKMVISLKGGEIYVLTLITDGMRSVRAFHFDKAAASVLTSSMVTMEPGYLFLGSRLGNSLLLKYTEKLQEPPAGTAREAADKEEPPSKKKRVDAAAGWSGGKSVPQDEVDEIEVYGSEAQSGTQLATYSFEVCDSILNIGPCANAAMGEPAFLSEEFQNSPEPDLEIVVCSGYGKNGALSVLQKSIRPQVVTTFELPGCYDMWTVIAPVRKEQEETLKGEGTEPEPGAPEAEDDGRRHGFLILSREDSTMILQTGQEIMELDTSGFATQGPTVFAGNIGDNRYIVQVSPLGIRLLEGVNQLHFIPVDLGSPIVQCAVADPYVVIMSAEGHVTMFLLKSDSYGGRHHRLALHKPSLHHSKVITLCLYRDVSGMFTTESRLGGVRDELGGRGGPEAEGQGAETSPTVDDEEEMLYGDSGSLFSPSKEEARRSSQPPADRDPAPFRAEPTHWCLLVRENGAMEIYQLPDWRLVFLVKNFPVGQRVLVDSSFGQPTTQGEARKEEATRQGELPLVKEVLLVALGSRQRRPYLLVHVDQELLIYEAFPHDSQLGQGNLKVRFKKVPHNINFREKKPKPSKKKVEGGSMEEGTGPRGRVARFRYFEDIYGYSGVFICGPSPHWLLVTGRGALRLHPMGIDGPIDSFAPFHNVNCPRGFLYFNRQGELRISVLPAYLSYDAPWPVRKIPLRCTAHYVAYHVESKVYAVATSTSTPCTRVPRMTGEEKEFETIERDERYVHPQQEAFCIQLISPVSWEAIPNARIELEEWEHVTCMKTVSLRSEETVSGLKGYVAAGTCLMQGEEVTCRGRILIMDVIEVVPEPGQPLTKNKFKVLYEKEQKGPVTALCHCNGHLVSAIGQKIFLWSLRASELTGMAFIDTQLYIHQMISVKNFILAADVMKSISLLRYQEESKTLSLVSRDAKPLEVYSVDFMVDNAQLGFLVSDRDRNLMVYMYLPEAKESFGGMRLLRRADFHVGAHVNTFWRTPCRGAAEGPSKKSVVWENKHITWFATLDGGIGLLLPMQEKTYRRLLMLQNALTTMLPHHAGLNPRAFRMLHVDRRVLQNAVRNVLDGELLNRYLYLSTMERGELAKKIGTTPDIILDDLLETDRVTAHF from the exons ATCCGCCCACCGGCCTCGAGTTCTCCATGTACTGCAACTTCTTTAACAACAGCGAGCGCAACCTCGTGGTGGCCGGGACCTCGCAGCTCTACGTGTACCGCCTCAACCGGGACTCCGAG GCGCCGACCAAAAATGACAGGAGCACAG AGGGCAAGGCCCACCGGGAGCACCGGGAAAAGCTGGAGCTGGtggcttccttctccttctttggcaacGTCATGTCCATGGCCAGCGTGCAGCTGGCGGGTGCCAAGAGGGATGCCCTGCTCCTGAGCTTCAAGGATgccaag CTCTCGGTGGTGGAGTACGACCCGGGCACCCACGACCTCAAGACCCTGTCTCTGCACTACTTCGAGGAGCCTGAGCTGCGG GACGGCTTCGTGCAGAACGTGCACACGCCACGAGTGCGTGTGGACCCCGACGGGCGCTGTGCGGCCATGCTCATCTACGGCACGCGGCTGGTGGTCCTGCCCTTCCGCAGGGAGAGCCTGGCCGAGGAGCACGAGGGGCTCATGGGGGAGGG GCAGAGGTCCAGCTTCCTGCCCAGCTACATCATCGATGTGCGGGCCCTGGATGAGAAGCTTCTCAACATCGTCGACCTGCAGTTCTTACATGGCTACTACGAGCCCACCCTGCTCATCCTGTTTGAGCCCAACCAGACATGGCCTGG GCGGGTGGCCGTGCGGCAGGACACGTGCTCCATTGTGGCCATCTCCCTGAATATCACGCAGAAGGTGCACCCCATCATCTGGTCCCTCACCAGCCTGCCCTTCGACTGCACCCAGGCCCTGGCGGTGCCCAAGCCCATAG GCGGGGTGGTGGTCTTCGCGGTCAACTCGCTGCTGTACCTGAACCAGAGCGTCCCTCCCTACGGCGTGGCTCTCAACAGCCTCACCACCGGCACCACTGCCTTCCCCCTGC GCACCCAGGAAGGTGTGCGGATCACCCTGGACTGTGCTCAGGCGACCTTCATCTCCTATGACAAGATGGTCATCTCCCTCAAGGGTGGTGAGAT CTACGTGCTGACGCTCATCACGGACGGCATGCGCAGTGTCCGGGCCTTCCACTTCGACAAGGCTGCCGCCAGTGTCCTCACCAGCAGC ATGGTCACCATGGAGCCCGGATACCTGTTCCTCGGCTCTCGTCTCGGCAACTCGCTGCTTCTCAAGTACACGGAGAAGCTGCAGGAGCCCCCGGCTGGCACCGCCCGCGAGGCTGCCGACAAG GAAGAGCCTCCCTCCAAGAAGAAGCGTGTGGACGCCGCTGCGGGCTGGTCAG GGGGCAAGTCAGTGCCGCAGGATGAGGTGGACGAGATTGAAGTGTATGGCAGCGAGGCGCAGTCAGGCACACAGCTGGCCACATACTCCTTCGAG GTGTGTGACAGCATCCTGAACATTGGACCCTGTGCCAACGCCGCCATGGGCGAGCCCGCCTTCCTCTCTGAAGAG TTTCAGAACAGTCCGGAGCCAGACCTGGAGATCGTGGTGTGCTCCGGCTACGGCAAGAACGGGGCCCTGTCGGTGCTGCAG AAGAGCATCCGGCCCCAGGTGGTGACGACCTTTGAGCTCCCTGGCTGCTATGACATGTGGACCGTCATCGCCCCCGTACGTAAGGAGCAG GAGGAGACCCTCAAGGGGGAGGGCACGGAGCCAGAGCCTGGTGCCCCCGAAGCCGAGGATGATGGGCGGAGACACGGGTTCCTCATTCTCAGCCGGGAAGACTCTACCATG ATCCTCCAGACGGGGCAGGAGATCATGGAGCTGGACACCAGTGGCTTCGCCACGCAGGGCCCCACAGTCTTTGCTGGCAACATTGGGGACAATCGCTACATTGTGCAGGTGTCGCCGCTCGGCATCCGCCTGTTGGAAGGAG TGAACCAGCTGCACTTCATCCCGGTGGACCTGGGCTCCCCCATCGTGCAGTGTGCTGTGGCCGACCCCTACGTGGTCATCATGAGCGCCGAGGGCCACGTCACCATGTTCCTGCTCAAGAGTGACTCGTACGGGGGCCGCCATCACCGCCTGGCGCTGCACAAGCCATCCCTGCACCAT TCCAAGGTGATCACACTGTGCCTGTACCGGGATGTCAGTGGCATGTTTACCACCGAGAGCCGCCTGGGTGGAGTCCGCGACGAGCTGGGGGGCCGCGGCGGCCCTGAGGCTGAGGGCCAGGGTGCGGAGACCAG CCCCACAGTGGACGATGAGGAGGAGATGCTCTACGGGGACTCGGGCTCCCTCTTCAGCCCCAGCAAGGAAGAGGCGCGCAGGAGCAGCCAGCCACCCGCTGACCGCGACCCTGCGCCCTTCCGGGCTGAGCCCACGCACTGGTGCCTGCTGGTGCGGGAGAACGGTGCCATGGAG ATCTACCAGCTCCCCGACTGGCGGCTTGTGTTCCTGGTGAAGAACTTCCCTGTGGGCCAGCGTGTCCTGGTGGACAGCTCCTTTGGCCAGCCCACCACCCAGGGTGAAGCCCGGAAGGAGGAGGCCACGCGCCAGGGCGAGCTGCCCCTGGTCAAGGAGGTGCTGCTGGTGGCGCTGGGGAGTCGCCAGCGCCGGCCCTACTTGCTG GTGCATGTGGACCAGGAGCTCCTCATTTACGAGGCCTTCCCCCACGACTCACAGCTCGGCCAGGGGAACCTCAAAGTTCGCTTCAAGAAG GTCCCCCACAACATCAACTTCCGGGAGAAGAAGCCAAAGCCGTCCAAGAAGAAGGTGGAAGGGGGTAGCATGGAGGAGGGGACAGGGCCCCGCGGCCGCGTGGCGCGATTCCGCTACTTTGAGGACATTTACGGCTACTCCGGG GTGTTCATCTGCGGTCCCTCGCCCCACTGGCTGCTGGTGACTGGCCGGGGGGCCCTGCGGCTGCACCCCATGGGCATCGATGGCCCCATCGACTCCTTTGCCCCGTTCCACAACGTCAACTGCCCCCGAGGGTTCCTGTACTTCAACAGGCAG GGCGAGCTGAGGATCAGCGTTCTGCCCGCCTACTTGTCCTACGACGCCCCGTGGCCTGTTCGGAAGATCCCGCTGCGCTGTACCGCCCACTACGTGGCTTACCACGTGGAGTCCAAG GTGTACGCCGTCGCCACCAGCACCAGCACACCCTGCACGCGCGTTCCACGCATGACGGGCGAGGAGAAGGAGTTTGAGACCATCGAGAGAG ACGAGCGGTACGTCCACCCTCAGCAGGAGGCCTTCTGCATCCAGCTCATCTCCCCGGTCAGCTGGGAGGCCATCCCCAACGCCAG GATCGAGCTGGAGGAGTGGGAGCACGTGACCTGCATGAAGACCGTGTCTTTGCGCAGCGAGGAGACCGTGTCGGGCCTCAAGGGCTACGTGGCTGCTGGGACCTGCCTCATGCAAGGGGAGGAGGTCACGTGCCGAGGGCGA ATCCTGATCATGGATGTGATCGAGGTGGTGCCTGAGCCCGGCCAGCCCCTGACCAAGAACAAGTTTAAGGTCCTGTACGAGAAGGAGCAGAAGGGCCCCGTGACCGCCCTGTGCCACTGCAACGGCCATCTGGTGTCGGCCATTGGTCAGAAG atctTCCTGTGGAGCCTGCGGGCCAGCGAGCTGACGGGCATGGCCTTCATCGACACGCAGCTCTACATCCACCAGATGATCAGCGTCAAGAACTTCATCCTGGCTGCGGATGTCATGAAGAGCATCTCGCTGCTGCGCTACCAGGAGGAAAGCAAGACGCTGAGCCTCGTTTCCCGG GATGCCAAGCCCCTGGAAGTGTACAGTGTGGACTTCATGGTGGACAATGCGcagctgggcttcctgg TGTCCGACCGTGACCGCAACCTCATGGTCTACATGTACCTGCCGGAAG CCAAGGAGAGCTTTGGGGGCATGCGACTGCTGCGCCGGGCGGACTTCCATGTGGGTGCCCACGTGAACACGTTCTGGAGGACCCCGTGCCGGGGGGCCGCTGAGGGGCCCAGCAAAAAGTCTGTTGTGTGGGAGAACAAGCACATCACGTGGTTCG CCACACTGGACGGTGGCATCGGGCTGCtgctgcccatgcaggagaagaCCTACCGGCGGCTGCTGATGCTGCAGAATGCCCTGACCACCATGCTGCCCCACCATGCTGGCCTCAACCCCCGCGCCTTCCG GATGCTGCACGTGGACAGGCGTGTCCTACAGAACGCTGTGCGCAACGTGCTGGACGGGGAGCTGCTCAACCGCTACCTGTACTTGAGCACCATGGAGCGCGGGGAGCTGGCCAAGAAGATCGGCACCACGCCCGACATC ATCCTGGACGACCTGTTGGAGACGGACCGAGTCACTGCCCATTTCTAG